In one Rhodococcus sp. B50 genomic region, the following are encoded:
- a CDS encoding phage holin family protein — translation MRTVGGLLRILVEFLVLWGSSALVLVVLDRVLGGITLDRSGFAPIPTLPAALILALVFGLLNAALWPVMMRLMSWIGPVLLFVGVFLAGGAIMLLTLYLVPVATVDRPGDAIVLAASVSLVTSVVSGAIASRSDTAYRLMQVRRNRFRLRRNAALVGAPPGLLCIQIDGLGYDVLRRAIADGVTPGLAKLVRETHRLVPWYTDWSSQTGATQLGVLHGSNHNVPAFRWYDKTTGHISVFSNPADNEQRELERADRPGLLAHDGASRGNLFTGGAQDNVLVVSRMRGARLGGGAGYSAYFADPASALRTFIRMSAELQRELRQSLRQKRKDIRPRVPRGGMYPFVRAFATVLATDVTAAAVVGDLIEGRAVVYLDLIGYDEVSHHSGISRPETLSVLAKVDDIIAMLLAVAEQSDRSYRVVVLSDHGQSQGATFLQRYGESLGQLVIRLTTRNESADRHRRERRADTSAQPGGEGRAYAAASMHAAPVGEQAHTVAGEPIVLGSGNLGLIYFPHLPGRADIDAIEAAHPGLLADLRAHPGIGFLLVAAPGGSVVLGPHGRVDVATGEVTGRNPLEVMGPDALAKIRRTDTFDNVADIMVGGAYWPETDEVAAFEEQVGSHGGMGGPQSTPFLLYPATLPPPPEPLKGAENVHEVLVGWRDLSTTPTAAQ, via the coding sequence ATGCGTACGGTGGGCGGCTTGTTGCGGATACTCGTCGAGTTCCTCGTGTTGTGGGGATCGTCGGCGCTCGTGCTCGTCGTGCTCGACCGCGTCCTCGGCGGCATCACCCTCGACCGGTCCGGCTTCGCTCCGATACCGACGCTCCCGGCCGCGCTGATACTCGCGCTGGTGTTCGGCCTGCTGAACGCCGCGCTGTGGCCGGTGATGATGCGGTTGATGTCGTGGATCGGTCCGGTACTGCTGTTCGTCGGAGTGTTCCTGGCCGGCGGTGCGATCATGCTGCTGACGCTGTACCTGGTACCGGTCGCCACGGTGGACCGCCCGGGTGATGCGATCGTGCTCGCCGCCTCGGTCTCGCTGGTCACCTCCGTCGTCTCGGGCGCGATCGCCTCCCGCTCCGATACCGCCTACCGATTGATGCAGGTGCGGCGGAACCGATTCCGATTGCGGCGCAACGCGGCGCTCGTGGGTGCGCCTCCGGGGTTGTTGTGCATCCAGATCGACGGACTCGGGTACGACGTACTGCGGCGGGCGATCGCCGACGGTGTCACGCCCGGACTGGCGAAGTTGGTGCGTGAGACCCACCGGCTGGTGCCGTGGTACACCGATTGGAGCAGCCAGACCGGAGCGACCCAACTGGGCGTGCTGCACGGCTCCAACCACAACGTGCCCGCATTCCGCTGGTACGACAAGACCACCGGGCATATCTCCGTGTTCAGCAACCCGGCCGACAACGAGCAGCGCGAACTCGAACGAGCAGACCGGCCCGGGCTGCTCGCCCACGACGGTGCGAGCCGGGGCAACTTGTTCACCGGTGGTGCGCAGGACAACGTACTGGTCGTCAGTCGTATGCGTGGCGCCCGGCTCGGTGGGGGCGCCGGCTACAGCGCCTATTTCGCCGATCCTGCGAGCGCACTGCGCACCTTCATCCGGATGTCCGCGGAACTGCAACGGGAACTTCGTCAGTCGCTGCGGCAGAAGCGGAAGGACATCCGGCCACGGGTACCGCGCGGCGGAATGTACCCGTTCGTCCGCGCTTTCGCGACCGTACTCGCCACCGATGTCACCGCTGCCGCAGTGGTCGGTGATCTGATCGAGGGGCGTGCCGTCGTCTACCTCGATCTGATCGGATACGACGAGGTCTCGCACCACTCGGGGATCTCTCGGCCCGAAACTCTCTCCGTGCTCGCGAAAGTCGACGACATCATCGCGATGCTGCTCGCGGTGGCGGAACAGTCCGACCGGTCCTATCGCGTCGTCGTGCTCTCGGATCACGGGCAGAGCCAGGGCGCGACGTTTCTTCAGCGCTACGGAGAGAGCCTGGGGCAACTCGTGATCCGGTTGACCACGCGGAACGAGTCGGCCGATCGTCACCGGCGCGAGCGCCGGGCGGACACCTCCGCCCAGCCGGGAGGAGAGGGACGCGCGTATGCCGCAGCCAGCATGCACGCCGCGCCGGTCGGCGAGCAGGCGCACACCGTCGCCGGTGAACCTATCGTGCTCGGCTCGGGCAACCTCGGTCTGATCTACTTCCCGCATCTGCCCGGCCGCGCCGACATCGACGCCATCGAGGCCGCGCACCCGGGACTGCTCGCCGACCTCCGGGCGCATCCCGGAATCGGCTTCCTTCTCGTCGCCGCCCCTGGCGGATCCGTCGTGCTCGGACCCCACGGCCGGGTGGACGTGGCGACCGGAGAGGTCACCGGCCGCAACCCGCTCGAGGTGATGGGTCCCGATGCGCTGGCGAAGATCCGGCGCACCGACACCTTCGACAACGTCGCCGACATCATGGTCGGCGGTGCCTACTGGCCCGAGACCGACGAGGTTGCGGCGTTCGAGGAGCAGGTCGGCTCGCACGGCGGTATGGGCGGCCCACAGAGCACCCCGTTCCTCCTCTATCCCGCTACGCTACCTCCACCGCCCGAGCCGTTGAAGGGCGCCGAGAACGTGCACGAGGTGCTCGTCGGGTGGCGGGACCTCTCGACGACCCCGACCGCCGCCCAGTGA
- a CDS encoding class II glutamine amidotransferase, with amino-acid sequence MAYTGDPVLMDDVLFRPVHSLIDQSLHSRMGATTTNGDGFGIGWYGEGPRPALFKCIEPAWNERNLREIASQIRTPLMFAHIRASTGTAVQRSNCHPFRHENWMWMHNGAVRGFHVMKRDLAMAVDPSLYDGIEGSTDSEMLFFLALTFGLTDDPFTAVAKAVGFVEDVGARRGVENPMQGTLATTDGISVWIFRYSTERQTRSLFYSADITAVRAQHPEVEVLYRLGDDTRFVVSEPLRDLEGAWLEVPESSAGIIRGSEEQFRPFEPMSPVRSS; translated from the coding sequence ATGGCGTATACCGGTGACCCGGTCCTGATGGACGACGTGCTCTTCCGGCCGGTCCACTCCCTGATCGACCAGAGCCTGCATTCCAGGATGGGGGCGACCACCACGAACGGCGACGGGTTCGGGATCGGCTGGTACGGAGAAGGCCCGAGGCCGGCCTTGTTCAAGTGCATCGAACCTGCCTGGAACGAGAGGAACCTGCGGGAGATCGCCTCCCAGATCCGGACGCCGCTGATGTTCGCGCACATCCGTGCCTCGACGGGCACCGCTGTGCAGCGCAGTAATTGTCATCCCTTCCGGCACGAGAACTGGATGTGGATGCACAACGGCGCGGTGCGCGGTTTCCACGTGATGAAGCGGGATCTGGCGATGGCAGTGGATCCGAGTCTCTACGACGGGATCGAAGGCTCGACCGACTCCGAGATGTTGTTCTTCCTCGCGCTGACCTTCGGTCTCACCGATGATCCGTTCACCGCTGTGGCGAAGGCCGTCGGTTTCGTGGAGGACGTCGGCGCCCGTCGCGGTGTCGAGAATCCGATGCAGGGAACGCTTGCCACCACAGACGGTATCTCGGTCTGGATTTTCCGGTATTCGACGGAGCGACAGACACGTTCGCTGTTCTACTCGGCCGACATCACGGCTGTACGGGCGCAGCATCCCGAAGTGGAGGTGTTGTACAGGCTGGGGGACGACACCCGTTTCGTGGTGTCCGAACCCCTCCGGGATCTCGAAGGGGCCTGGCTGGAGGTGCCGGAGTCGAGCGCGGGCATCATTCGGGGCAGCGAAGAGCAGTTCCGGCCGTTCGAGCCGATGTCGCCCGTGCGATCGAGCTGA
- the ppk2 gene encoding polyphosphate kinase 2 produces MRSDSGALHAPSAPQQGASPTDEPMKNKEYRRLLRPLHAELVAVQEWVRSSGARVCILFEGRDTAGKGGVIKAITERVSPRVFRVVALPAPTERERSQMYIQRYVPHLPAGGEVVIFDRSWYNRAGVERVMKFCTEEEAQHFLQMIPAVERAIVDSGIILLKYWLEVSQEQQTQRLQSRIDDPRKTWKLSSLDLESYRRWYDYSRARDEMFHFTDTGWAPWYVVDNNDKKRGRLNVIGHLLDLIPYEPLERPELVLPPRQDAAGYTAPTQPLHWIPTLY; encoded by the coding sequence GTGCGTTCCGATTCCGGCGCACTTCACGCCCCCAGTGCACCGCAGCAGGGCGCATCGCCGACCGATGAACCCATGAAGAACAAGGAGTACCGCCGCCTGCTCCGTCCGTTGCATGCCGAACTCGTCGCCGTGCAGGAATGGGTGAGATCGTCCGGTGCCCGCGTCTGCATCCTGTTCGAGGGCCGTGACACCGCGGGTAAAGGCGGCGTCATCAAAGCGATCACAGAACGAGTGAGCCCCCGGGTGTTCCGCGTCGTCGCACTGCCCGCCCCCACGGAGCGCGAGCGGTCCCAGATGTACATCCAGCGCTACGTGCCCCACCTGCCGGCCGGAGGTGAGGTCGTCATCTTCGATCGCAGTTGGTACAACCGTGCCGGCGTCGAACGAGTGATGAAATTCTGCACCGAGGAGGAAGCGCAGCACTTCCTCCAGATGATCCCGGCGGTCGAACGTGCGATCGTGGACTCCGGAATCATCCTCCTGAAGTACTGGCTGGAAGTGAGCCAGGAACAACAGACGCAGCGGTTGCAGAGCCGTATCGACGACCCCCGCAAGACCTGGAAGCTGTCGAGTCTGGACCTGGAGTCCTACAGACGCTGGTACGACTACTCCCGAGCGCGGGACGAAATGTTCCACTTCACCGACACGGGTTGGGCTCCTTGGTATGTCGTCGACAACAACGACAAGAAGCGCGGTCGGCTCAACGTCATCGGCCACCTGCTCGACCTGATCCCCTACGAGCCGCTCGAGCGTCCCGAACTGGTCCTGCCGCCGCGGCAGGACGCCGCCGGCTACACGGCGCCGACCCAACCTCTTCACTGGATACCGACGCTCTATTGA
- a CDS encoding sodium/solute symporter, with protein sequence MSGSIPVATVVGLVAAAIATVAIGVYGVRMARTTSDFLVASRSVGPRWNAAAISGEYLSAASFLGVAGLVAKFGADALWYPVGFTAGYLGLLLFVAAPLRRSGAYTVPDFAEFRLGEKWLRTLSMMVVAIICILYLVPQFQGAGLTLNILLGVPDWVGVAVVGAIVVANVVGGGMRSITFVQAFQYWLKLTAVALPALVLTLHFVGDHRAVDEPVPPTVTETTTVDVTIDVVVQVAEPLPVVVTGEIDGRSVAGDFELEPGEHVLGAGTELVLDAGSPVPVVAGAPTDNDSWASPGAGLGASSEHPLFQVYSLMLATFLGTMGLPHVLVRFYTNPDGRAARVTSFAVIGLLGLFYLFPTLLGVFARLYVPQLLITGRSDAAVLLLPGSVLSGWGGQLLAALVASGAIAAFLSTSSGLLVSVAGVLSTDVLRGRVRDFRIAAVLAGVVPLVLALSVTSLDLSRSVGQVFAIAASTLCPLLVLGIWWRGLTAIGAAAGMVVGGLVAGGAALATVLLPIDPSVAAGWPTVLSAYPAALSVPLAFVTMIAVSVLTRRRIPRDVGRTFSRMHVPERLGMGRDRELGAFGDRGRGPGERRRSSR encoded by the coding sequence GTGAGCGGATCGATTCCCGTCGCCACCGTCGTCGGTCTCGTCGCCGCGGCGATCGCCACCGTCGCGATCGGCGTGTACGGCGTGCGGATGGCGCGCACCACCTCGGATTTCCTCGTCGCCTCGCGCAGTGTGGGACCTCGCTGGAACGCCGCGGCGATATCCGGTGAGTATCTCTCCGCAGCCTCCTTCCTCGGTGTCGCCGGACTCGTCGCGAAGTTCGGCGCCGACGCACTGTGGTATCCCGTCGGTTTCACGGCGGGCTATCTGGGTCTGCTGCTGTTCGTCGCTGCGCCGCTGCGACGGTCGGGTGCCTACACCGTCCCGGACTTCGCGGAGTTCCGGCTGGGGGAGAAGTGGCTGCGCACCCTGTCGATGATGGTCGTGGCCATCATCTGCATCCTCTATCTGGTCCCGCAGTTCCAAGGAGCAGGGCTCACCCTCAACATCCTTCTGGGAGTACCCGACTGGGTGGGTGTTGCGGTGGTCGGCGCGATCGTCGTGGCCAACGTCGTCGGCGGCGGGATGCGCTCGATCACGTTCGTGCAGGCATTCCAGTACTGGCTCAAACTCACTGCCGTCGCGTTGCCGGCGCTGGTGCTGACGCTGCACTTCGTCGGCGACCACCGGGCCGTCGACGAGCCCGTGCCGCCCACCGTCACGGAGACCACGACCGTCGACGTGACGATCGACGTGGTCGTGCAGGTCGCCGAGCCGTTGCCGGTCGTGGTGACCGGGGAGATCGACGGCCGATCGGTCGCAGGTGATTTCGAACTCGAGCCCGGTGAGCACGTCCTCGGGGCCGGCACCGAACTCGTCCTCGATGCCGGTTCTCCGGTGCCGGTGGTGGCCGGTGCGCCGACCGACAACGACAGCTGGGCGTCGCCGGGGGCCGGATTGGGAGCGAGCAGCGAACATCCGTTGTTCCAGGTCTACTCGCTGATGCTCGCGACCTTCCTCGGAACCATGGGTCTGCCGCACGTGCTGGTGCGCTTCTACACGAACCCGGACGGTCGCGCGGCGCGCGTGACGTCCTTCGCCGTGATCGGGCTGCTCGGACTGTTCTATCTGTTCCCGACGCTGCTCGGAGTGTTCGCGCGCCTGTACGTCCCGCAGTTGCTCATCACGGGACGGTCGGACGCCGCGGTGCTGTTGCTGCCGGGATCGGTGCTGTCCGGCTGGGGCGGGCAGTTGCTCGCGGCCCTCGTCGCCTCGGGCGCGATCGCGGCCTTCCTGTCGACCTCCTCCGGGTTGCTGGTCAGTGTCGCGGGCGTGCTGTCCACGGACGTGCTGCGCGGACGGGTGCGCGACTTCCGGATCGCCGCGGTGCTCGCGGGCGTGGTGCCGCTCGTGCTGGCGCTGTCGGTGACCTCGCTCGACCTGTCGCGTTCGGTGGGACAGGTCTTCGCGATCGCCGCGTCGACGCTGTGTCCCCTGCTGGTCCTGGGGATCTGGTGGCGTGGCCTCACCGCGATCGGTGCCGCGGCGGGGATGGTCGTCGGTGGTCTCGTCGCGGGAGGCGCTGCCCTGGCGACCGTGCTGCTGCCGATCGATCCGTCGGTGGCCGCGGGGTGGCCGACGGTGCTCTCCGCCTATCCGGCGGCGTTGAGCGTGCCGCTGGCGTTCGTCACGATGATCGCGGTGAGCGTGCTGACGCGTCGGCGGATACCGCGCGACGTGGGCCGGACGTTCTCCCGCATGCACGTGCCCGAGCGGCTCGGCATGGGCCGTGACCGCGAACTCGGAGCGTTCGGCGACCGGGGGCGGGGACCCGGGGAGAGGCGCCGTTCGTCGCGGTGA
- a CDS encoding MBL fold metallo-hydrolase, which translates to MSTPPRPNAAVSGLRWLGHATTLIEDRGTVVLTDPVLTDRIAHLHRRRGPTPAGPHVHDPDAVLLSHLHADHTHLRSLRLLDPDVPIVVPWGAADGLPALRRFADRLVPLRPGEGTRIGTVTVRAVPARHDGRRWRRGPELAPAVGYVVEGDRRTYFAGDTDLYPGLAEHVGPVDLALLPVGGWGPTLGDGHLDPGRAAVVARLVQAGLAVPIHYGTLWPIGFDAVRPRLFFGPGAEFVRRAERTGIVAVELDPGDALGASGTGPADR; encoded by the coding sequence ATGAGCACGCCACCGCGTCCGAATGCCGCTGTATCCGGTCTGCGCTGGCTCGGGCATGCCACCACGCTGATCGAGGACCGCGGGACGGTCGTGCTGACCGATCCGGTGCTCACCGACCGCATCGCGCACCTGCACCGCCGGCGGGGCCCCACCCCTGCCGGACCGCACGTGCACGACCCGGATGCAGTCCTGCTCTCGCATCTGCACGCGGATCACACCCACCTGCGGTCGTTGCGGTTGCTCGATCCCGACGTTCCGATCGTGGTCCCCTGGGGAGCAGCCGACGGATTGCCGGCACTGCGTCGATTCGCCGACCGGCTGGTGCCGTTGCGTCCCGGCGAGGGGACACGGATCGGCACGGTCACCGTGCGTGCCGTGCCCGCCCGGCACGATGGTCGCCGTTGGCGCCGTGGCCCGGAACTCGCGCCGGCGGTCGGATACGTCGTCGAGGGAGACCGGCGCACCTATTTCGCCGGCGATACGGATCTGTATCCGGGTCTCGCGGAGCACGTCGGGCCGGTGGATCTGGCGTTGCTACCCGTGGGAGGTTGGGGACCCACCCTCGGCGACGGTCATCTCGATCCCGGCCGGGCCGCTGTCGTCGCCCGTCTGGTGCAGGCGGGCCTGGCCGTACCGATCCACTACGGCACGCTGTGGCCGATCGGATTCGACGCCGTCCGCCCCCGGTTGTTCTTCGGGCCCGGCGCCGAGTTCGTCCGTCGGGCCGAGCGCACAGGGATCGTTGCCGTGGAGCTGGACCCGGGCGACGCACTCGGCGCATCGGGTACCGGTCCGGCCGACCGGTGA
- a CDS encoding diacylglycerol/lipid kinase family protein gives MPEDHDPSTGENATESRWWAWAACVAVIAAIVVPLAEAGLRGVVALLLVAVAGAALAVAGAYWFLTHHGVIRGAALAVTVLAPVVVVVVFAAAGHLWVAVVSVLLVAVAVACGRRALRHARPTPQPVFPAVPVRHPFFVMNPRSGGGKVVRFDLQRKAEELGAEVVLLSGPQQLDVTELAEKAVERGADLLGVAGGDGTQALVAAVAAEHRLPFVVISAGTRNHFALDLGLDRDDPAAGLDALRDGVELRVDLGRINGRPFVNNASFGVYAEVVRSPQYRADKTATVLQMLPELLGEQGRPGLRARIDTETVDGPQAVLVSNGPYTFDDLAGLGRRTRLDSGRLGVVAISVSNARQAVGLFRRTHSRGLVQRTATEVVVDSDVSEIPVGVDGEAVMLSTPVRCTISTGALRVRVPRDRPGVRLPPPHLDYAGLRKILWPK, from the coding sequence ATGCCCGAAGATCACGACCCGAGTACCGGCGAGAACGCCACCGAATCGCGCTGGTGGGCATGGGCGGCCTGTGTCGCCGTGATCGCGGCGATCGTGGTGCCTCTAGCGGAGGCGGGTCTGCGCGGCGTCGTCGCGCTGCTGCTGGTCGCGGTGGCCGGTGCCGCCCTGGCCGTTGCCGGGGCCTACTGGTTCCTCACGCACCACGGTGTGATCCGCGGGGCTGCGCTGGCCGTGACCGTTCTCGCGCCGGTCGTCGTGGTGGTCGTCTTCGCAGCGGCGGGCCACCTGTGGGTCGCAGTCGTATCGGTGCTGCTCGTCGCCGTGGCGGTCGCGTGTGGACGCCGCGCTCTACGACATGCTCGGCCGACCCCGCAGCCCGTCTTTCCGGCCGTGCCCGTCCGGCATCCTTTCTTCGTCATGAATCCCCGCTCGGGCGGCGGCAAGGTCGTCCGTTTCGACCTGCAGCGCAAGGCCGAGGAACTCGGGGCAGAAGTGGTGTTGTTGAGCGGACCGCAGCAGCTCGACGTCACCGAACTGGCGGAGAAGGCCGTCGAGCGAGGGGCGGACCTGCTCGGCGTTGCGGGTGGCGACGGAACTCAGGCCCTGGTCGCGGCGGTCGCAGCGGAACATCGACTTCCGTTCGTCGTGATCAGCGCCGGAACCCGGAACCATTTCGCCCTCGATCTCGGGTTGGACCGGGACGATCCCGCTGCGGGCCTGGATGCTCTCCGCGACGGCGTCGAACTGCGAGTCGATCTCGGCCGGATCAACGGTCGCCCGTTCGTCAACAATGCGTCCTTCGGTGTCTACGCGGAGGTGGTCCGGAGCCCGCAGTACCGCGCCGACAAGACGGCGACGGTGTTGCAGATGCTGCCGGAACTGCTCGGTGAACAGGGTAGGCCGGGATTGCGGGCGAGAATCGATACCGAGACCGTCGACGGGCCACAGGCGGTCCTGGTCAGCAACGGCCCGTACACCTTCGACGACCTGGCGGGACTCGGACGAAGAACCCGTTTGGACAGTGGGCGGCTCGGTGTCGTCGCGATCTCGGTCTCGAACGCCCGCCAGGCCGTCGGCCTGTTCCGCCGCACTCACAGCCGAGGCCTGGTGCAGCGCACCGCGACAGAGGTGGTCGTCGATTCGGACGTGTCGGAGATTCCGGTCGGCGTCGACGGCGAGGCGGTGATGTTGTCGACACCCGTACGATGCACGATCTCCACCGGAGCGCTACGTGTTCGTGTTCCCCGTGACCGTCCGGGAGTGAGGTTGCCGCCTCCGCACCTCGATTACGCAGGGCTGCGGAAGATATTGTGGCCGAAATGA
- a CDS encoding type II toxin-antitoxin system Rv0910 family toxin translates to MAKLEVSTDLPLDPHAAWERASRLSSFDEWLSIHDGWRSDLPDALAEGTTLQSVVSVKGMRNRVTWTIVELAAPHHVVLKGTGKGGTKFSMRLAVAARRDGSTLTMKIELGGAPLFGPIGSGVARALHGDLQSSLDTFAHRYGEN, encoded by the coding sequence ATGGCGAAACTCGAAGTGTCCACCGACCTTCCGCTCGATCCACACGCTGCCTGGGAGCGCGCTTCCCGTCTGAGTTCGTTCGATGAGTGGCTGAGCATCCACGACGGCTGGCGCAGCGACCTGCCCGACGCTCTTGCCGAGGGCACCACGCTGCAGTCGGTGGTGTCGGTCAAGGGCATGCGCAACCGGGTCACGTGGACCATCGTCGAACTGGCCGCACCGCACCACGTGGTGTTGAAGGGAACGGGCAAGGGCGGCACCAAGTTCTCCATGCGACTCGCCGTCGCAGCCCGCCGGGACGGTTCGACGCTGACCATGAAGATCGAACTCGGCGGGGCGCCGCTGTTCGGCCCGATCGGGTCGGGGGTGGCTCGCGCCCTGCACGGCGACCTGCAGTCGTCGCTCGACACTTTCGCGCACCGCTACGGCGAGAACTGA
- a CDS encoding solute symporter family protein, translating into MTVLAQGGTDVGNPILNIAIFVAFVVVTMALVIKASRTTKKASDFYTGGGQFSGPQNGFAIAGDYLSAASFLGIAGAIAVYGYDGFLYSIGFLVAWLVALLLVAELLRNTGRFTMADVLSFRLKERPVRMAAALSTLAVSLFYLLAQMAGAGGLVALLLDIEGKVGQAIVVAVVGVLMIVYVLIGGMKGTTYVQMVKAVLLIAGAGLMFVLVLFAVRGNFSQLLADAQAMVSSSSNEAVAQRDVLAPGAKYGISNMSQIDFLSLGLALVLGTAGLPHVLMRFYTVPTAKEARRSVTWAIALIGAFYLFTLVLGYGAAKMVGPDAILGAPGKENAAAPLLAFELGGTLFLAIISAVAFATILAVVAGLAITASASFAHDIYASVIKRGNATEDEQVRVSRITVVVIGLVSIVLGILAMGQNIAFLVALAFAVAASANLPTLLYSLFWRKFNTTGALFSIYGGLISCLVLIVFSPAVSGAPSAMFPDVDFSWFPLSNPGIVSIPLAFVLGIVGTFVGRRKQEDRYKQAEMEVRSLTGVGVEKAVSH; encoded by the coding sequence GTGACCGTTCTCGCGCAGGGTGGGACCGACGTCGGTAACCCGATCCTCAATATCGCCATCTTCGTCGCGTTCGTCGTCGTCACGATGGCACTGGTCATCAAGGCCAGCCGCACGACGAAGAAGGCTTCCGACTTCTACACCGGCGGCGGCCAGTTCTCCGGCCCGCAGAACGGTTTCGCCATCGCAGGCGATTATCTGTCGGCCGCGTCGTTCCTCGGTATCGCGGGTGCGATCGCCGTCTACGGTTACGACGGCTTCCTGTACTCGATCGGCTTCCTCGTGGCATGGCTCGTCGCCCTGCTGCTCGTCGCCGAGCTGCTCCGCAACACGGGCCGCTTCACGATGGCGGACGTGCTGAGTTTCCGGCTCAAGGAACGCCCCGTGCGTATGGCGGCGGCGCTCTCGACTCTCGCGGTGTCGCTGTTCTACCTGCTCGCGCAGATGGCCGGCGCCGGCGGACTCGTGGCGTTGCTGCTCGACATCGAGGGCAAGGTCGGCCAGGCCATCGTCGTCGCGGTCGTTGGTGTGCTCATGATCGTGTACGTGCTGATCGGCGGCATGAAGGGCACGACCTACGTGCAGATGGTCAAGGCCGTGCTGCTCATCGCCGGTGCAGGCCTGATGTTCGTGCTCGTCCTGTTCGCGGTGCGGGGCAACTTCTCGCAGCTGCTCGCCGACGCTCAGGCGATGGTGTCGAGCTCGTCGAACGAGGCCGTCGCGCAGCGTGACGTGCTCGCTCCCGGTGCCAAGTACGGCATCAGCAACATGTCGCAGATCGACTTCCTCTCGCTCGGCCTCGCGCTGGTCCTCGGTACCGCGGGTCTGCCGCACGTGCTGATGCGCTTCTACACCGTGCCCACCGCCAAGGAAGCTCGTCGCTCGGTCACCTGGGCCATCGCGCTCATCGGCGCCTTCTACCTGTTCACCCTGGTCCTCGGTTACGGTGCCGCGAAGATGGTCGGCCCCGACGCGATCCTCGGTGCTCCCGGCAAGGAGAACGCGGCGGCCCCGCTGCTGGCCTTCGAGCTCGGCGGAACGCTGTTCCTCGCGATCATCTCGGCGGTCGCCTTCGCAACGATCCTCGCGGTCGTCGCCGGCCTGGCCATCACCGCTTCGGCGTCGTTCGCTCACGACATCTACGCCAGCGTCATCAAGCGTGGCAACGCCACGGAGGACGAGCAGGTGCGGGTCTCGCGGATCACGGTCGTCGTGATCGGTCTGGTGTCGATCGTCCTCGGCATCCTCGCCATGGGACAGAACATCGCCTTCCTCGTGGCACTGGCCTTCGCGGTCGCCGCTTCGGCGAACCTGCCGACGCTGCTGTACTCGCTGTTCTGGCGGAAGTTCAACACGACCGGCGCCCTGTTCAGCATCTACGGTGGTCTGATCAGCTGCCTCGTCCTCATCGTGTTCTCCCCGGCGGTATCCGGTGCCCCGTCGGCGATGTTCCCGGACGTGGACTTCTCGTGGTTCCCGTTGTCGAACCCGGGCATCGTGTCGATCCCGCTCGCGTTCGTCCTCGGGATCGTCGGCACCTTCGTCGGACGCCGCAAGCAGGAGGACCGGTACAAGCAGGCGGAGATGGAGGTTCGTTCGCTCACCGGTGTCGGTGTGGAGAAGGCCGTCTCCCACTGA
- a CDS encoding three-helix bundle dimerization domain-containing protein produces MSGDDEFRQIQQVIERLVIRYPLVPPDDIERAVHSVYLRFATSRIRDFVPLLVERAVKRELTGHPTLD; encoded by the coding sequence ATGAGCGGTGACGACGAGTTCCGTCAGATCCAACAGGTGATCGAACGTCTGGTCATTCGCTATCCGCTTGTTCCCCCGGACGACATCGAACGCGCGGTTCACAGTGTCTACCTCCGATTCGCCACGAGCAGAATTCGAGACTTCGTTCCGCTCCTCGTCGAGAGGGCGGTGAAGCGCGAACTCACCGGACACCCGACGCTCGATTGA
- a CDS encoding DUF485 domain-containing protein, with translation MTTAPLSESGVPQQRRIPTPQEFVTMQESPEFQELRSRLRRFVFPVTAFFLAWYALYVLLATYADEFMATKVIGNINVGLILGLGQFVTTFVITAVYVKFAGRELDPRSAAIREELEGPQQ, from the coding sequence GTGACCACAGCACCACTCAGCGAGAGTGGCGTACCCCAGCAGCGGCGGATACCGACGCCGCAGGAGTTCGTCACGATGCAGGAGAGCCCGGAGTTCCAGGAACTGCGCAGCCGCCTGCGCCGTTTCGTGTTTCCGGTGACGGCGTTCTTCCTGGCCTGGTACGCCCTGTACGTCCTGCTGGCAACTTATGCGGACGAGTTCATGGCGACGAAGGTCATCGGCAACATCAACGTCGGGTTGATCCTGGGTCTGGGCCAGTTCGTCACGACCTTCGTGATCACCGCCGTGTACGTGAAGTTCGCCGGTCGTGAGCTGGATCCGCGTTCCGCCGCGATCCGCGAGGAACTGGAAGGACCGCAGCAGTGA